From Cognatishimia activa, one genomic window encodes:
- a CDS encoding GcvT family protein: MAGFPQKANVVIVGLGGIVGASVAHHLIENGWDDIVGIDKSGIPTDVGSTAHASDFCFSTGHDYLTAWTTMYSMDFYEKMGHYSRIGGIEVVRNGDTERLEEEKRRIDTGKIFGTNLSMMTPAEAKAKFPLLEEDQIQAALWDPNAGLVVPRSQTVAGKLIDGAEKTGKLQSFANTPALDLITEGNRIIGVKTSRGDIHANHVIVCAGLWGRLIAEMADEDLPVMPVDHPLTFFSGYDEFKDTGLEIGYPLLRDQGNSAYLRDTGDPNTTEGGQIEWGYYYEKDPHLVHPNEILPKEEARLSPSQRDLELEEVMDPLERAMELTPILGELGYRENHSFNGLLQTTTDGGPSIGESQKLRGLWYAVAIWVKDAPGMAKLLADWMTDGRTHIDHNGIDFSRFNDYQLEKQYIHDRCYETAQKIYNPPVHTREPFSLGRGVRRSPFYEREVELGGYFMELGGWERAHGYAANEHLLEKYADQVPVRENEWDNRHFWRVSNAEQLEMSADCAIINLSHFHMTDIAGPDHVEMLEWLCAAKIGGEKNIGKGIYTHMLDDEGMVRADFTIFRMEDRGRLVNGADAGPRDFQYMRRIAQDKGFDVTITDVTTDFTTIGIWGPNARENLKKVVADPDGLDIENFPFAAIKNIEIAGKTVSAFRISYVGEQGWELHMRYEDGLAVWDALRAEGIMAMGVETYANSRRMEKSLRLQNADLQTEYNLYEGDLARPKVKEADFRGKEKHLEYRAREHQPAMLCTLVMTENTDRNGVARYPVGQMPVMHPETGETLVDSVGRRSYTTSVAFGPTIGKNIALAYLPWEYCKVGEKLTVSYFDEIYPVEVAGVGYAPLYDPENLKPRS, from the coding sequence ATGGCCGGATTTCCTCAGAAAGCAAACGTGGTCATCGTTGGACTCGGCGGTATCGTTGGGGCTTCGGTTGCCCACCACCTTATCGAAAACGGGTGGGATGACATCGTCGGTATCGACAAATCTGGTATCCCAACCGACGTTGGTTCGACGGCCCACGCGTCGGACTTCTGCTTCTCCACCGGTCATGATTATCTGACTGCTTGGACCACCATGTACTCGATGGATTTCTACGAGAAGATGGGCCACTACTCACGCATCGGCGGCATCGAGGTCGTGCGCAATGGTGATACCGAGCGTCTCGAAGAAGAAAAGCGCCGCATCGATACCGGCAAAATTTTTGGCACCAACCTGTCGATGATGACGCCGGCAGAAGCGAAAGCAAAGTTTCCTCTTCTGGAAGAAGATCAAATTCAGGCTGCTTTGTGGGATCCAAATGCTGGCCTCGTTGTGCCACGGTCACAGACCGTTGCTGGCAAGCTGATCGATGGCGCGGAAAAAACCGGCAAGTTGCAGTCCTTCGCCAACACCCCGGCGCTTGATCTGATCACCGAAGGCAATCGCATTATCGGTGTGAAGACCTCCCGTGGTGACATTCATGCGAACCACGTGATCGTGTGTGCAGGCCTCTGGGGTCGTCTGATTGCTGAAATGGCAGATGAAGACCTGCCGGTCATGCCGGTAGATCACCCGCTGACCTTCTTCAGCGGCTACGATGAATTCAAAGATACCGGCCTTGAGATCGGCTACCCACTGCTGCGTGATCAGGGTAACTCTGCCTACCTGCGCGACACGGGCGATCCAAACACCACCGAGGGTGGCCAGATCGAATGGGGTTACTACTACGAAAAAGACCCGCATCTGGTGCATCCAAATGAGATCCTTCCAAAGGAAGAGGCGCGTCTTTCCCCTTCACAGCGCGATCTGGAGTTGGAAGAGGTCATGGACCCGCTGGAACGTGCGATGGAGCTGACCCCTATCCTAGGTGAGCTGGGGTATCGTGAGAACCATTCCTTCAACGGCCTGCTGCAAACCACAACAGATGGCGGTCCGTCGATTGGTGAAAGCCAGAAGCTGCGTGGCCTTTGGTATGCGGTTGCGATCTGGGTGAAAGATGCGCCGGGCATGGCGAAATTGCTGGCCGATTGGATGACCGACGGACGCACCCACATCGACCACAACGGCATCGATTTCTCACGCTTCAACGACTACCAGTTGGAAAAGCAGTACATTCACGACCGCTGCTACGAAACAGCTCAGAAAATCTACAACCCGCCTGTCCACACACGCGAGCCGTTCTCGTTGGGACGCGGCGTGCGTCGCTCGCCATTCTACGAGCGCGAAGTTGAACTGGGTGGCTACTTCATGGAACTCGGCGGCTGGGAACGGGCGCATGGATATGCAGCCAACGAGCACCTGCTAGAGAAATACGCGGACCAGGTACCAGTGCGTGAAAACGAGTGGGACAACCGCCACTTTTGGCGCGTCTCCAACGCCGAACAGCTGGAGATGAGTGCGGATTGCGCGATCATCAACCTGTCGCATTTCCACATGACCGATATCGCGGGTCCGGATCACGTTGAAATGCTGGAATGGCTCTGTGCTGCAAAGATCGGCGGCGAGAAGAACATCGGCAAGGGTATCTACACCCACATGCTGGATGACGAAGGCATGGTGCGGGCGGACTTCACCATCTTCCGCATGGAAGACCGCGGACGGCTGGTGAATGGTGCCGACGCTGGTCCTCGGGATTTCCAGTACATGCGCCGCATCGCGCAGGACAAAGGCTTTGATGTCACCATCACCGACGTCACCACAGACTTCACCACCATTGGCATCTGGGGTCCAAATGCGCGTGAGAACCTGAAAAAGGTTGTGGCTGATCCTGATGGGCTGGACATCGAGAACTTCCCATTCGCCGCCATCAAAAACATCGAGATCGCGGGCAAAACCGTTTCTGCATTCCGCATTTCCTATGTGGGTGAGCAGGGTTGGGAGCTGCACATGCGTTACGAAGACGGTTTGGCCGTCTGGGACGCACTGCGCGCTGAAGGCATCATGGCGATGGGTGTTGAAACCTATGCCAACTCTCGCCGGATGGAAAAATCCCTGCGTCTTCAGAACGCGGATTTGCAGACTGAATACAACCTCTACGAAGGCGATCTCGCGCGTCCAAAGGTCAAGGAAGCTGACTTCCGGGGTAAGGAAAAGCACCTGGAATACCGCGCTCGTGAGCATCAGCCAGCCATGCTGTGTACTTTGGTCATGACTGAAAACACTGACCGGAATGGCGTTGCACGTTACCCGGTTGGTCAGATGCCGGTCATGCATCCTGAGACAGGGGAAACCTTGGTCGATTCAGTGGGTCGCCGGTCTTACACGACCTCTGTCGCCTTTGGCCCGACTATCGGCAAGAACATCGCTTTGGCCTATTTGCCTTGGGAATACTGCAAGGTCGGTGAGAAGCTGACGGTGTCATACTTCGACGAAATCTACCCGGTTGAAGTGGCTGGTGTTGGTTATGCGCCGCTTTATGACCCAGAAAACCTGAAGCCACGCAGCTAA
- a CDS encoding GlxA family transcriptional regulator translates to MSEIQNRSTTMRPGKSPDKPEAPRLSVGFILTQKFTLCAFANFVDVLRLSADEGDRSRPILCKWTVLSDTMNPVMSSSGISVQPNERLGDPSRFDYLVVVGGLMDETPTLSPAYHKFLQRAADQGVPLIGVCTGVFFLHKAGLLNGYKCCVSWFHHLDFLEQFEGLNPVSDQIFVVDRDRLTCSGGASSAHLAAFLVDRHVGRAQASKSLHVMMIDEALQAEKPQPGTPIRMKTKDPIVQRALLLMQQNIDVPISITELSKRLGNSKRQVERHFRDTLDTSPQAAYLEIRLDIARYLVESTSKPVGQIAMDCGFCDSSHMSRMFRRQFGDTPKSIRQNQPLEA, encoded by the coding sequence ATGTCCGAGATCCAAAACCGCTCAACCACCATGAGACCGGGAAAATCGCCAGACAAACCTGAAGCACCTCGTCTTTCGGTGGGGTTTATTCTGACGCAAAAATTCACGCTCTGCGCCTTTGCGAACTTTGTCGATGTGCTACGTCTTTCAGCGGATGAAGGCGACCGCAGCCGGCCCATTCTCTGCAAATGGACGGTTCTGTCCGATACGATGAACCCGGTTATGTCGAGCAGTGGCATTTCTGTTCAGCCCAATGAACGGCTCGGTGATCCAAGTCGGTTTGATTATCTGGTCGTTGTTGGAGGGTTGATGGATGAAACTCCAACCCTAAGCCCCGCCTATCACAAGTTCCTCCAACGCGCGGCGGATCAGGGCGTCCCACTGATAGGCGTTTGCACAGGCGTCTTTTTCCTGCACAAGGCAGGTTTATTGAATGGATACAAATGCTGTGTCAGTTGGTTCCATCATCTTGATTTCCTGGAACAATTTGAGGGCTTGAACCCGGTTTCAGATCAGATTTTCGTCGTAGATCGAGACCGGCTCACATGTTCGGGTGGTGCGAGTTCTGCGCATTTGGCAGCGTTTCTGGTGGATCGCCATGTCGGCCGCGCTCAGGCCAGTAAAAGCCTGCATGTCATGATGATTGATGAGGCTCTTCAAGCGGAGAAACCTCAACCGGGCACGCCAATTCGCATGAAAACAAAAGATCCGATTGTGCAACGGGCATTGCTTCTGATGCAGCAGAATATCGATGTGCCGATATCGATCACTGAGTTGTCCAAACGTCTTGGCAACAGCAAGCGCCAAGTTGAACGCCATTTCCGGGATACACTCGATACATCACCGCAGGCGGCTTACTTAGAAATCCGCTTGGATATCGCGCGCTATCTCGTGGAGTCGACCAGTAAGCCAGTTGGCCAAATTGCGATGGATTGCGGCTTTTGCGACTCATCGCACATGAGCCGCATGTTCCGCCGACAATTTGGTGACACACCTAAATCCATCCGCCAAAATCAACCGCTGGAGGCCTGA
- a CDS encoding sarcosine oxidase subunit gamma gives MGKSFSFPMPQTIADTPAAKVTLGKPVVRYSLRARGDLSALNDALGMALSTEIGSCMQSEGLEVLCLGPDEWLILANAKRAGKLAAGFAQAAENQPLSLVDISAREITFEISGPNASDLMTIGCPRNIEAFPIGSARRTVFDGASVILWRDAPDRFRLDVWNSFAPYVAQTLATGCKELAQEIA, from the coding sequence ATGGGCAAATCATTTTCTTTCCCAATGCCGCAAACCATTGCGGATACCCCTGCGGCCAAAGTGACCTTGGGCAAACCAGTGGTCCGATATTCGCTACGGGCGCGCGGAGATTTGAGTGCCTTAAACGACGCCCTCGGTATGGCATTGAGCACAGAGATTGGCTCATGCATGCAATCCGAGGGTCTGGAGGTCTTGTGTCTAGGCCCGGATGAGTGGCTGATCCTGGCAAATGCGAAACGCGCCGGTAAACTCGCTGCGGGGTTCGCACAAGCCGCGGAAAATCAGCCTCTTAGCTTGGTGGACATCAGCGCTCGCGAGATCACATTTGAGATATCTGGACCCAATGCATCCGATTTGATGACAATCGGCTGCCCTAGAAATATCGAAGCGTTCCCAATTGGCTCGGCGAGAAGAACCGTTTTTGATGGCGCCAGCGTCATCCTCTGGCGGGACGCGCCGGATCGTTTCAGGTTAGACGTTTGGAACAGCTTTGCACCCTATGTCGCTCAGACATTGGCAACAGGGTGCAAAGAGTTGGCACAGGAAATCGCCTAA
- a CDS encoding sarcosine oxidase subunit alpha — MSNYRVAGKGRVNPAKPVSFSFDGKTFRGFEGDTVASALLANGVHLMGRSFKYHRPRGPVAAGSEEPNALIGTRRGPGRFEPNTRATVQEIWEGLETTSQNKYPSLKFDVGAVNDAAYMLFSAGFYYKTFMWPKNFWHKVYEPFIRAAAGLGVSPTEEDPDHYASRYLHCDVLIVGAGPTGLAAAKAAAVDGLKVVIVDENSELGGSLLSEPQAVIDGSAAWDWIDAEKAALTALGVKIMTRTTAIGYYHQNMIGLCQKLTDHMESLPDETPRERMWRVRAKQVVLAQGALEKPLVFHGNDRPGVMLAGSAQTYLNRYGVLVGKSPVIATCHDSAWYAAFDLHDAGAKVQAIVDTRENVDFELMNAAQERGILVKLSYTITETSGRLRVKSVRLNPVANGEVGVGEVISCDALLMSGGWTPSLHLFSHTKGSLTWDDDQTTFLPNETPEDCVIAGASRGLWGISAALNDGAAKGAEVVAALGQAAAEKSYDVEHDRQGSGVTHRELPTDKNAGKAKAFVDYQNDVTAKDLRLAVREGMRSIEHVKRYTTNGMATDQGKMSNINGLNIAADALGKRQPEVGLTTFRPPYTPTSFGAFAGYHRGDHFEVVRKTQIDSWAEEQGAAFEPVGQWRRAWYFPKTGEDMDAAVTRECAATRSSVGVFDASTLGKIEVVGPDAAEFLNRMYTNPFTKLGIGRCRYALLLGDDGFVRDDGVIGRLAEDRFHVTTTTGGAARVLNTMEDYLQTEWPELNVWLTSTTEQWAAVALNGPNAAKVLAPLVEGVDLTEETFPHMSCIECIVAGLPARLFRISFTGEIGFEINVPSHSARQLWEAIWDAGQAYDITAYGTETMHVLRAEKGYIIVGQDTDGTVTPHDMDMSWTIGRKKPDFVGKRGLERPDLKAAGRRHLVGLLTDDMSKLEEGAQIVLDPNQPIPMKMVGHVTSSYDQGTTGRPIAMALVEGGQEKMGETVYIPMPDRTIAAKITGTVFLDPENTRLKIPSEV, encoded by the coding sequence ATGAGCAACTACCGTGTGGCCGGCAAAGGCCGGGTGAATCCTGCGAAACCTGTAAGCTTCAGCTTTGACGGCAAAACCTTCAGAGGGTTTGAAGGGGATACCGTTGCTTCAGCGCTTTTGGCCAATGGCGTGCATCTTATGGGCCGCTCGTTTAAGTACCACCGCCCACGAGGACCGGTTGCTGCTGGCTCTGAGGAGCCAAATGCCCTGATCGGGACGCGGCGTGGTCCGGGGCGTTTTGAACCGAATACCCGTGCTACCGTGCAGGAGATTTGGGAGGGGCTCGAAACCACCTCTCAAAACAAATACCCAAGCTTGAAGTTTGATGTCGGCGCGGTGAATGACGCGGCCTACATGCTGTTTTCGGCAGGGTTTTATTACAAGACCTTCATGTGGCCGAAGAACTTTTGGCACAAGGTTTATGAGCCGTTCATTCGCGCGGCGGCTGGATTGGGTGTGTCTCCGACCGAGGAAGACCCAGATCACTACGCTTCGCGGTATCTGCATTGCGATGTGTTGATTGTGGGGGCTGGACCGACAGGTCTTGCCGCAGCGAAAGCTGCGGCAGTGGACGGTTTGAAAGTCGTCATCGTGGATGAAAATTCAGAGCTGGGTGGCAGCCTTCTCTCGGAGCCTCAGGCCGTCATTGATGGTTCCGCAGCCTGGGATTGGATTGATGCTGAAAAGGCAGCGTTGACCGCGCTGGGCGTCAAGATCATGACCCGTACCACTGCGATTGGGTACTATCACCAGAACATGATCGGTCTCTGTCAGAAGCTGACAGATCACATGGAATCTCTGCCCGACGAAACCCCGCGCGAACGTATGTGGCGTGTGCGCGCAAAACAGGTGGTGTTGGCGCAGGGCGCACTGGAAAAACCTCTGGTGTTTCACGGCAATGATCGCCCAGGTGTTATGCTTGCTGGGTCAGCGCAGACCTATTTGAACCGTTATGGTGTTCTGGTCGGGAAATCTCCGGTCATCGCGACTTGCCATGACAGCGCATGGTATGCGGCCTTTGACCTGCACGATGCAGGCGCGAAGGTTCAAGCCATTGTAGACACGCGAGAAAATGTCGACTTCGAGCTGATGAACGCTGCGCAAGAGCGGGGAATTCTGGTTAAGCTGTCCTACACGATCACCGAGACCAGTGGCCGTCTGCGGGTTAAGTCCGTGCGCCTCAATCCGGTTGCCAATGGTGAAGTCGGTGTCGGGGAGGTCATTTCTTGTGACGCGCTTTTGATGTCGGGTGGTTGGACGCCATCTTTGCACCTCTTCTCTCATACCAAAGGGTCGCTGACCTGGGATGATGATCAAACAACCTTCCTGCCAAATGAAACGCCAGAAGACTGCGTGATCGCTGGGGCGAGCCGTGGCCTTTGGGGTATTTCGGCCGCGCTGAACGATGGCGCTGCGAAAGGGGCTGAGGTCGTGGCTGCGCTTGGCCAGGCGGCGGCTGAGAAGTCTTATGACGTTGAGCATGACCGTCAGGGGAGCGGGGTCACCCATCGTGAGCTTCCAACGGATAAGAATGCAGGCAAGGCGAAGGCCTTTGTTGATTACCAAAACGATGTGACGGCAAAAGACCTGCGTCTCGCGGTTCGTGAAGGCATGCGTTCTATCGAACATGTGAAGCGCTACACGACCAACGGTATGGCGACCGATCAGGGTAAGATGTCCAACATCAACGGTCTGAACATCGCTGCTGACGCTCTGGGCAAGAGACAGCCAGAAGTTGGTTTGACCACATTCCGTCCGCCATACACACCAACCTCCTTTGGGGCCTTCGCGGGCTACCATCGCGGGGATCATTTCGAAGTGGTCCGCAAGACCCAAATCGATAGCTGGGCCGAAGAACAAGGCGCCGCGTTTGAGCCTGTCGGGCAATGGCGTCGTGCTTGGTACTTCCCCAAAACGGGCGAAGACATGGATGCGGCTGTTACACGTGAATGTGCAGCTACACGATCTTCGGTTGGGGTTTTTGATGCTTCTACGCTTGGTAAAATCGAGGTTGTTGGCCCCGATGCTGCTGAGTTCCTGAACCGCATGTACACAAACCCTTTCACCAAGCTCGGCATTGGTCGCTGCCGCTATGCTCTGTTGCTGGGGGATGATGGTTTCGTTCGAGACGACGGTGTGATCGGGCGTCTGGCCGAAGATCGCTTCCATGTCACCACCACGACCGGGGGTGCAGCACGTGTGCTGAACACCATGGAAGATTATCTGCAGACGGAATGGCCAGAGCTGAACGTCTGGCTGACATCGACAACAGAACAATGGGCGGCTGTCGCGCTTAACGGTCCAAATGCGGCCAAGGTGCTGGCACCATTGGTTGAGGGTGTTGATCTGACTGAAGAGACATTCCCGCATATGTCTTGCATCGAGTGCATCGTCGCGGGGCTGCCAGCGCGTTTGTTCCGTATCAGCTTCACCGGTGAAATCGGATTTGAGATCAACGTACCGTCGCACTCTGCACGCCAGCTTTGGGAAGCGATTTGGGATGCTGGCCAAGCCTATGACATTACAGCCTATGGCACGGAAACGATGCACGTTCTCCGAGCTGAAAAGGGCTATATCATTGTCGGCCAAGACACGGATGGAACCGTGACGCCGCATGATATGGATATGAGCTGGACCATCGGTCGTAAGAAGCCTGATTTTGTGGGCAAACGTGGTCTAGAACGTCCAGACTTGAAAGCTGCCGGTCGGCGGCACTTGGTTGGGCTACTAACGGATGACATGTCGAAGCTCGAAGAAGGCGCTCAGATCGTTCTGGACCCAAATCAGCCGATCCCAATGAAAATGGTGGGGCATGTGACCTCGTCTTATGATCAGGGGACAACCGGTCGTCCAATTGCCATGGCGCTTGTAGAAGGTGGGCAGGAGAAAATGGGCGAGACCGTCTATATCCCAATGCCTGATCGCACAATTGCTGCCAAAATCACTGGCACTGTTTTCCTCGACCCGGAAAACACTCGCCTGAAAATCCCGTCGGAGGTTTGA
- a CDS encoding sarcosine oxidase subunit delta, translating to MLLIHCPYCDELLPEAEFAYAGEAHIVRPENPSELSDEEWEKFLFIRANVKGLHFERWRHIHGCGRFFNAVRDTVSDKFLITYKAGEPKPDLEKLMAELDR from the coding sequence ATGCTACTGATCCATTGCCCTTACTGTGATGAACTCCTGCCAGAGGCTGAATTCGCCTATGCAGGCGAGGCGCATATTGTGCGTCCTGAAAACCCCTCTGAGCTTAGCGATGAAGAATGGGAGAAATTCCTCTTTATCCGTGCAAATGTGAAAGGTCTGCATTTTGAACGTTGGCGCCATATTCATGGGTGCGGGCGGTTCTTCAATGCAGTTCGCGACACGGTCTCGGATAAATTCCTGATCACCTACAAAGCAGGTGAGCCGAAGCCCGATCTTGAAAAACTAATGGCGGAGTTGGATCGATGA
- a CDS encoding sarcosine oxidase subunit beta family protein yields the protein MSRFSALSLLKHTLGGHKNWTEQWPDSQPKDEYDVIIVGAGGHGLGAAYYLAKEHGITNIAVIDKGWLGGGNTGRNTTIIRSNYLYDESARLYDHAVDLWENLSQDLNYNVMYSRRGVLMLAHNVHDVQSFKRHVHANRLNGVDNRWLTPEECKEYCPPLSISKNARYPVMGGALQERAGTARHDAVAWGYARGAAMRGVDIIQNCPVTAIRRNADGSVAGVETAKGFIKAKKVGVSAAGHTSVVMQTADVQLPLESYPLQALVSEPVKPIFPCVVMSNAVHAYISQSDKGELVIGSGTDQYTSYSQRGGLPLIEHTVAAISEIFPIFNRMRMLRKWGGIVDVTPDRSAIISKTPVEGLYVNCGWGTGGFKATPGSAHTFAWTIAKNEPHPINAPFTMERFRTGRLIDEAAAAAVAHKGDQNATDPLPLL from the coding sequence ATGTCTCGCTTTAGTGCTCTTTCACTGCTGAAACATACTTTGGGTGGTCACAAAAATTGGACCGAGCAATGGCCCGATAGCCAGCCCAAAGATGAATACGATGTCATCATTGTCGGTGCCGGAGGGCACGGGCTTGGGGCGGCTTATTATCTTGCCAAGGAACATGGCATCACCAATATCGCTGTGATCGATAAAGGCTGGCTTGGCGGTGGGAACACCGGCCGTAACACGACGATTATCCGGTCCAACTATCTCTATGATGAAAGCGCGCGGCTTTATGATCACGCAGTCGATCTATGGGAGAACCTCAGCCAGGATTTGAACTACAACGTCATGTATTCCCGTCGCGGGGTTTTGATGCTGGCGCACAATGTGCACGATGTTCAGAGCTTTAAGCGGCATGTGCACGCAAACCGTCTTAACGGGGTGGATAACCGTTGGCTCACTCCTGAAGAGTGTAAAGAATACTGCCCGCCTCTCAGCATTTCCAAGAACGCACGTTACCCGGTGATGGGTGGAGCGCTTCAGGAACGTGCCGGAACAGCTCGGCATGATGCGGTTGCGTGGGGTTATGCGCGCGGCGCGGCGATGCGGGGTGTGGATATCATCCAGAATTGCCCAGTAACGGCTATTCGGCGCAACGCAGACGGGTCAGTTGCCGGTGTGGAAACGGCGAAGGGCTTTATCAAAGCCAAGAAAGTAGGCGTTTCCGCTGCGGGTCACACATCGGTGGTGATGCAAACCGCTGATGTCCAGTTGCCGCTTGAAAGCTATCCGTTGCAGGCGCTGGTTAGTGAACCGGTGAAACCGATCTTCCCGTGCGTGGTGATGTCTAATGCGGTGCATGCCTACATCAGCCAGTCCGACAAAGGCGAATTGGTGATCGGATCGGGAACCGATCAATACACCAGCTATAGCCAGCGAGGCGGCCTGCCTTTGATCGAGCATACAGTCGCTGCGATCTCTGAGATTTTCCCTATTTTCAACCGCATGCGCATGCTGCGGAAATGGGGTGGGATTGTGGACGTGACACCTGACCGCTCCGCAATCATTTCCAAAACTCCTGTCGAAGGGCTCTACGTCAACTGTGGCTGGGGTACTGGCGGCTTTAAAGCCACACCTGGGTCTGCCCATACCTTCGCTTGGACCATCGCCAAAAATGAACCGCACCCGATCAACGCACCATTCACCATGGAGCGTTTCCGCACCGGGCGCCTAATCGACGAAGCGGCTGCTGCCGCCGTAGCTCACAAGGGAGATCAAAATGCTACTGATCCATTGCCCTTACTGTGA
- a CDS encoding IclR family transcriptional regulator, with the protein MATRTESVERAMSILLAFTTETPKLTLTELAHETGLHKSTVLRLTNSMTLYGFIRRDNTGKFSVGPSVWQLGLLFRKEFLSRDVVKPSLRKLVEFSGETASFYVRAGDQRVCLYRENSPSAVRFHAEEGIRLNLTSGASGLVLRHFSGEETGRAGELNARGTAHSVAETMPDISSIATPVFSSSGDLLGALAISGVRSRFDREARERAVPVLEEVAGSLPV; encoded by the coding sequence GTGGCAACTCGTACAGAATCCGTTGAGCGCGCGATGTCGATACTTTTGGCGTTCACAACCGAGACGCCTAAGTTGACTTTGACCGAGTTGGCGCATGAAACAGGGCTGCACAAAAGCACAGTGCTGCGTCTTACGAATTCGATGACGCTGTATGGATTTATCCGCCGCGATAATACCGGCAAGTTCAGCGTTGGGCCTAGCGTGTGGCAACTTGGTCTTCTGTTTCGAAAAGAATTCCTTAGCCGAGATGTCGTGAAGCCGAGCCTTCGCAAACTTGTGGAGTTTTCTGGGGAGACGGCGTCATTTTATGTTCGGGCAGGTGATCAAAGAGTGTGTCTTTATCGCGAAAACTCTCCGAGTGCTGTTCGATTTCATGCGGAGGAGGGAATTCGCCTAAACCTGACCTCCGGGGCATCGGGGTTGGTTTTGCGACATTTTTCAGGTGAAGAAACGGGCAGGGCAGGTGAGTTAAACGCCCGCGGGACAGCGCATTCAGTAGCAGAGACCATGCCTGACATTTCCTCGATCGCGACCCCTGTGTTTTCGAGTTCCGGAGACCTGTTGGGTGCCTTGGCCATTTCTGGTGTACGCAGCCGATTTGATCGCGAGGCGCGTGAGCGTGCGGTCCCTGTTCTTGAAGAGGTCGCTGGTTCACTGCCCGTCTGA
- a CDS encoding DUF1446 domain-containing protein — MTKILIPSGALGLGYHREALARGVAEKPDLIAIDGGSTDSGPHYLGTGTSKYSRNSTKAEWRELMAARAEAGVPLVIGTAGTCGADDAVDWLIDITKEIAAENGEALKIAVLKSGQNSVDVINALESGRVHPLEPAFDIDPELLSSCSNIVALAGAEHIQAALETGADIVIAGRTTDTAIIAALPLANGCNAGGAWHGAKIGECGALATTDPNSGTIMIEFDAEGFTITPMGEKARATPYTVSAHMLYENSNPFQLYEPGGHLDVTEAHYEALDDQRVRVTGSRWIESDTYTVKLEGAKSAGFQTVSIALVREPKYVERVREWVDDIQEKCTEKAQTRVGGEFELELRLIGADATLGPLDQGARMGSEVGVMGIVTAPTEAMAREVAKILNPYLLHHPLPEDEDMPTFAFPFSPTEMARGEVCEFCLNHIMELDQPMDGFHLSTIEIAA, encoded by the coding sequence ATGACAAAAATTTTGATCCCTTCTGGCGCTTTGGGACTCGGTTACCATCGAGAAGCATTGGCGCGCGGCGTGGCAGAGAAACCTGATCTCATTGCCATTGATGGCGGCTCTACAGACAGTGGCCCGCATTACCTTGGAACCGGCACCTCCAAGTACTCTCGCAATTCCACAAAAGCGGAATGGCGCGAGTTGATGGCGGCTCGCGCCGAAGCAGGCGTTCCGCTTGTGATTGGCACAGCTGGCACTTGCGGCGCGGATGATGCTGTGGATTGGCTGATCGATATCACCAAGGAAATCGCGGCCGAGAATGGTGAGGCACTAAAAATCGCCGTTCTGAAATCCGGTCAAAACAGTGTTGATGTTATCAACGCTCTAGAAAGTGGGCGTGTTCACCCGCTGGAACCGGCGTTTGATATCGACCCTGAGCTACTCTCCTCTTGCAGCAACATCGTAGCCTTGGCTGGGGCAGAGCATATCCAAGCCGCGCTTGAAACAGGTGCCGACATTGTCATTGCGGGCCGAACGACAGACACCGCCATTATTGCCGCGCTACCATTGGCCAACGGTTGTAACGCTGGCGGTGCGTGGCATGGTGCCAAAATCGGAGAATGCGGGGCGCTTGCAACCACTGATCCGAACTCCGGCACCATCATGATTGAATTCGACGCCGAAGGCTTCACCATCACACCAATGGGTGAAAAGGCACGGGCCACGCCATACACAGTGTCGGCTCACATGCTTTACGAAAACTCCAATCCGTTCCAACTTTACGAGCCCGGTGGTCACCTTGACGTCACCGAGGCCCATTATGAGGCGTTGGATGATCAGCGCGTCCGGGTGACTGGCAGTCGTTGGATTGAGAGCGACACTTACACGGTCAAACTAGAGGGTGCGAAAAGCGCTGGATTTCAAACGGTTTCAATCGCGCTGGTTCGAGAACCGAAATACGTGGAACGCGTGCGGGAATGGGTGGATGACATTCAGGAGAAGTGCACTGAAAAAGCTCAGACGCGCGTTGGCGGTGAATTTGAACTAGAACTCCGCCTAATTGGCGCAGACGCGACCCTTGGCCCATTGGATCAAGGCGCGCGCATGGGCTCCGAAGTTGGGGTCATGGGTATTGTCACAGCACCAACCGAAGCCATGGCGCGCGAAGTTGCAAAAATCCTAAACCCATATCTTTTGCATCACCCACTGCCCGAAGATGAAGATATGCCGACCTTTGCCTTCCCATTCTCTCCAACCGAGATGGCGCGAGGCGAAGTCTGTGAATTCTGCCTCAACCACATCATGGAATTGGATCAGCCAATGGATGGCTTCCACCTCAGCACAATCGAGATCGCCGCATGA